CCGCGGTCGTCTGGGTCCCTCACCACCTCACGCGCGGCGGTCCCGGATTTCAGCTCATCTGCAGCCCGGCGACGCTGGCCCAGCCGGGCGCCTCACGCCCTCCGCGACCGTCGATGGGAGGGACGAAAGAGCCGATAAGTGATACGCCTGCGCTTGTCAGGTAGCGGGCTGCTGCAGAGGATTGGTATGGACTGGCCCGCTTCGTGCCATTCAGAGAGAGCGCCTCCCGCCCCGTGCTCGCGCCGTGACCTCCTCCCACCCTCCCCACTCCTCGCGAGAGCCCGTCATGCCACCCACCCCGGCTGGCGCTCCGCCCACGCACGACGTGACGCGCCTGCTGCTGGAACTGCAGCACGGGCAGGACGGCGCGTCGGATCAGCTCGTGCGGCTCGTCTACTCCGAGCTGCACGACCTCGCGGTGCACTACATGCGCAACGAGCGCGCCGACCACACGTTGCAGCCGACGGCTTTGGTCCATGAGGCCTACATGCGCCTCGTGGACCAGCGCAACGCGACCTGGCAGAACCGCTCGCACTTCTTCGGGATTGCCGCGCAAGCCATGCGGCGCATCCTCGTGGACCATGCGCGCCGCAAGCGCGCCACCAAGCGCGAGGGGGGGGAGCGCGTGACGCTCGACGAGTCGGTGGCCGAGGCCCCGCAACGCTCGGTGGACCTCATCGCCCTCGATGATGCCCTGCTCAAGCTCGCCGCGCTCGACCCGCGACAGGCCAAGGTCGTCGAGCTGCGCTACTTCGGTGGGTTGGACATCGAGCAGGTGGCGGAATCGCTGGGGATCTCGCCGGCCACCGTGAAGCGCGACTGGACCTTCGCGCGCGCCTTCCTGCAGCGGGAGATGGACGGGCCGTGAGCGACGGGCGGGGGGCGATGCCGGCACCGTCGAATCCGACGCCCATCACGCCCACGCGCCTGGCGCGCATCCGGGAGCTGTTCGACTCGGCGCTCGAGATGCCG
This DNA window, taken from Gemmatimonadaceae bacterium, encodes the following:
- a CDS encoding sigma-70 family RNA polymerase sigma factor, coding for MPPTPAGAPPTHDVTRLLLELQHGQDGASDQLVRLVYSELHDLAVHYMRNERADHTLQPTALVHEAYMRLVDQRNATWQNRSHFFGIAAQAMRRILVDHARRKRATKREGGERVTLDESVAEAPQRSVDLIALDDALLKLAALDPRQAKVVELRYFGGLDIEQVAESLGISPATVKRDWTFARAFLQREMDGP